The sequence GGACGCCGGACCGAGGGCCCCGCCGACTTCTCCGATGCCCTCGCCGAGGCGCGGGCGTCCGGCGACGCGTTCCTCTGGATCGGCCTGCACGAGCCGACGGAGAAGGAGTTCGACCTCGTCAGCCACGAGTTCGGGCTGCACCCGCTGGCCGTGGAGGACGCGCTCTCCGCCCACCAGCGGCCGAAGCTGGAGGTGTACGACGACTCGCTGTTCGCGGTGGTCAAGCCGGTCCTGTACGACCACGACAGCGACACGGTGACCACCCATGAGCTGATGGTGTTCATGGGCGACTCGTTCGTGGTGACGGTCCGGCACGGCGAGGGGGCACCGCTGGCCGCCGTACGCCGCCGGCTGGAGGCCGACCCGGAGGTGCTGAAGCACGGGCCGACGGCGGTCCTGTACGCGGTCAGCGACGCGATCGTGGACCACTACATAGACGTGGCGGGCGAGCTCCAGGTCGACCTGGAGGAGCTGGAGACGCAGGTCTTCGCGCCGAGCGGTACGGACGACTCCAAGAACACCGCGGCCCGCATCTACACCTTCAAGCGCCAGGTGCTGGAGTTCCGCCGGGCGACGGTCCCGCTGAGTGCGCCGATGGCCCGCCTCGCGAGCGCCGGGGTGCCGTTCGTCCAGGAGCACGCGCAGCCGTTCTTCCGGGACGTCCAGGACCATCTGACCCGCGCCAACGAGCAGGTGGAGGGCCTGGACCGGCTGCTGTCCGACATCCTGTCCGCGCATCTCGCGCAGATGGGGGTGCGGCAGAACGACGACATGCGCAAGATCTCCGCCTGGGCGGCGATGGCCGCGGTGCCGACGATGGTCGCGGGGATCTACGGGATGAACTTCGACCACATGCCGGAGCTGCGCTGGGTCGGGTCGTACCCGGTGGTGCTGCTGCTGATGGCGGGGGCGGTCGTGGGCCTGTACCGCCAGTTCAAGCGGCGCGGCTGGCTCTGACGCCTCCGGTGGGCGGCCCTAGGCGTACTCGGGCGCGGGCGTCGCGGGGCCGCCGAGGGCGTCGCGCCGGGCGGGCGGCGCCAGGCTGACCATGCGCCGCCAGCCGCCGAGGCGCTCGTACGCGTACAGGGCGTGGATGCCCGCGGCGAGCACGGCGGCCTTCGCGCGGGACCAGCCGAGCACCCGGCCCATGTGGTCCATGACGGCGAGGCTGACGTCGCGGTAGACGCGGATCTCGGCGAGCGCGCACTCGCGCAGGATGTGCTGGATCGCGCGGCCGTGCCCGGCCCGCGCGAAGCGCAGCAGCTCCTCGTGGCAGTACGCCAGGTGGTTGTCCTCGTCGTTCGAGATCATCCGGACCGCGCGGCCGAGCTCGGGGTGGTCGGCGAAGTGCTTGTTCAGCAGCCGCATCTGCTCGGAGGCACGCTGCTCGGTCACCCGGCTGTGCGCCAGATAGGTGATGATGTCGCGCTCGGTCAGGGGCTCCTCGCGGCCGAGCTGCTCGTGCGCGAGGCCGATGCCGTGCCGTTCGAGGAGCATCGTGTAGTCGGTGTCCGGCGGGACGGGCGCGGGGGCCAGGCCGCGCTTCCTGAGCAGGGCGTTGAAGATCCTGCCGTGCTTGTCCTCGTCGGCACCGTGCCGGGCGATCTTGGGAGCCAGCGGGCGCTGGCTCGCGGGAACGAGGGCCGCGATCCGGCCGTTCTCCCAGCCGCCCTGGGACTCGCCGCTGGCCGCGATGGAGCAGAACAGCCGGAACGAGTCGTCGTTGTCGAGGATCTCCTGGAACAGGTTCTTTGCCGAGAGCATCACTGCCACCTCCGTGCCGGCGTCGCCGAGCGCCAGTCAAATGCGCCCCGCCGGGGCGGGCAACAGGAAGAGTCGGCGGCTGGGCCGAACGGGGGACCGCCCCGACGCGGGGGCGCGGCCCGGAGAGGTCCGTCCGTGGGGCGGAGCGGCGGCGGACGAACCGTTTTTGCGCGGGCCCGTAACCCAGCCGTCCCGGCCACGTTGTTCCACGTGACGGCCGTGGCGGGGAGGCCCCCGAGCCCCCACCACGGCCGTAGGTGTGTCCGCGTTACGCGAGCCCGGCGCGCTCCAGCGCGTCCGTACCGGCCCGCAGCGCGGCGATCCGCTCGTCGAGCGTGAAGCCGGCCGGCGCCAGGGTCAGCGTCGTGACCCCCACCTCCGCGTAGGCCTGCATGCGCTCGGCGATGCGGTCCACGGAACCGAGCAGCGTGGTCTGGTCGATCAGCTGGTGCGGGACGGCGGCCGCCGCGCCGCTCTTGTCGCCGGCGAGGTACTTCTCCTGGATCTCGGCGGCCTCCTTCTCGTACCCCATGCGCTGGGCGAGCCGGTTGTAGAAGTTCTGCTTGGCGCTGCCCATGCCGCCGACGTACAGCGCGGTGTACGGGCGGAACATGTCCGCGAGGCCGGGGATGTCGTCGCCGACGGCAAGCGGGACGGTCGGGCAGACGTCGAAGCCCTCCATCGTCTTCCCCGCCTTCTCCCGGCCGGCCCGCAGATGGCTGACCGCGGTCTCCTCCAGGTGCTCGGCGGACGGGAAGATCAGCAGGGCGCCGTCGGCGATCTCACCGGTCTGCTCCAGGTTCTTCGGGCCGATCGCGGCGATGTAGAGCGGGATGTGCTCGCGCTGCGGGTGCACGGTGAGCTTGAGCGGCTTGCCCGGACCGTCCGGCAGCGGAAGCGTCCAGTGCTCCCCCTCGTACGAGAGCCGCTCGCGGGTCATCGCCTTGCGGACGATGTCCACGTACTCCCGGGTGCGGGCCAGCGGCTTGTCGAACTTGACGCCGTACCAGCCCTCGGAGACCTGCGGGCCGGAGACACCGAGGCCGAGGCGGAACCGGCCGCCGGACAGCGAGTCGAGCGTGGCCGCGGTCATGGCCGTCATCGCGGGCTGGCGCGCCGGGATCTGGAGGATCGCCGAGCCGACGTCGATGGACTCGGTCTGCGCGGCCACCCAGGCGAGCACGGTCGGCGCGTCGGAGCCGTACGCCTCGGCCGCCCAGCAGACGTCGTAGCCGAGCCGGTCGGCCTCCTGCGCGACCGCGAGGTTGTCGCCGTCCATCCCCGCGCCCCAGTAACCGAGATTGATGCCGAGCCGCATAGCCGAACCCCTTACTGATCAGTAACGTCCCTGAGTTCCGGACTCTAGCGCGCGCGAGTGCGATCCGGCAGGGGGTCGCCCCCACGCCGGTTGTCCACAGCCCTGCGACGCGTGCGGCCCCGGCCAGTAATCTCAGCGCCCATGGAGCAGAGGCATCTGGGCCGCACCGGCCTTCGAGTGTCCCGGATCGGGCTCGGCACCCTCACCTGGGGCCGGGACACCGACGAGCACGACGCCGCCGAGCAGTTGAAGGCGTTCTGGGACGCGGGCGGGACCCTGGTGGACACGGCCGACGTGTACGGCGGCGGCGAGGCCGAGTATCTGCTCGGGCGGCTCGTGGACGGCCTCGTGCCGAGGCGCGATCTGGTCGTCGCCACCAAGGCGGGCAGCGTCGCCGACCCGTACCGCAGGGTCGACGGCTCGCGCGGGCACCTGCTGGCGGCCCTCGACGCTTCGCTGGGCCGGCTCGGCACGGATTACGTGGATCTGTGGCAGCTCCACGCGTTCGACCCGCAGACCCCGCTGGAGGAGACGCTCCAGGCCTTGGACCTCGCGGTGTCCTCCGGGCGTGCCCGGTACGCCGGGGTGTCCGGCTTCTCCGGCTGGCAGCTGGCGAAGGCCGCGACCTGGCAGCTGGCGGCCCCCGGGACGCGGACCCGGCTGGCCGCGACGCAGATGGAGTACTCGCTGCTCCAGCGCGGCGTGGAGCGCGAGGTGCTGCCCGCCGCGCTCGACCTGGGCGTGGGGCTGCTGCCTTCCTCGCCGCTGGGCCGGGGCGTGCTGACGGGCAAGTACCGCACGGGGACGCCGGCCGACTCGCGCGGCGCGTCCGAGCTGCTGGCCCCCTTCGTCGAGCCGTACCTCGACGACGCGGCGAGCCGCATCGTGGACGCCGTGGCGACGGCGGCGGAGGGGCTGGCCACGTCCGCCGCCCAGGTCGCCCTGGCCTGGGTCCGGGACCGGCCCGGGGTGGCGGCGCCGATCGTCGGCGCGCGCAACGCGCAGCAGCTGACGGAGGCGTTGTCAGTGGAGACGCTTAGTCTTCCTGACGAGATCCGCCAGGCGCTCGACGATGTGTCGGCG is a genomic window of Streptomyces sp. NBC_00708 containing:
- a CDS encoding aldo/keto reductase; translation: MEQRHLGRTGLRVSRIGLGTLTWGRDTDEHDAAEQLKAFWDAGGTLVDTADVYGGGEAEYLLGRLVDGLVPRRDLVVATKAGSVADPYRRVDGSRGHLLAALDASLGRLGTDYVDLWQLHAFDPQTPLEETLQALDLAVSSGRARYAGVSGFSGWQLAKAATWQLAAPGTRTRLAATQMEYSLLQRGVEREVLPAALDLGVGLLPSSPLGRGVLTGKYRTGTPADSRGASELLAPFVEPYLDDAASRIVDAVATAAEGLATSAAQVALAWVRDRPGVAAPIVGARNAQQLTEALSVETLSLPDEIRQALDDVSAPVHRYPDQDWSTL
- a CDS encoding LLM class F420-dependent oxidoreductase, which gives rise to MRLGINLGYWGAGMDGDNLAVAQEADRLGYDVCWAAEAYGSDAPTVLAWVAAQTESIDVGSAILQIPARQPAMTAMTAATLDSLSGGRFRLGLGVSGPQVSEGWYGVKFDKPLARTREYVDIVRKAMTRERLSYEGEHWTLPLPDGPGKPLKLTVHPQREHIPLYIAAIGPKNLEQTGEIADGALLIFPSAEHLEETAVSHLRAGREKAGKTMEGFDVCPTVPLAVGDDIPGLADMFRPYTALYVGGMGSAKQNFYNRLAQRMGYEKEAAEIQEKYLAGDKSGAAAAVPHQLIDQTTLLGSVDRIAERMQAYAEVGVTTLTLAPAGFTLDERIAALRAGTDALERAGLA
- the corA gene encoding magnesium/cobalt transporter CorA; the protein is MRAVIVDCAIYRDGRRTEGPADFSDALAEARASGDAFLWIGLHEPTEKEFDLVSHEFGLHPLAVEDALSAHQRPKLEVYDDSLFAVVKPVLYDHDSDTVTTHELMVFMGDSFVVTVRHGEGAPLAAVRRRLEADPEVLKHGPTAVLYAVSDAIVDHYIDVAGELQVDLEELETQVFAPSGTDDSKNTAARIYTFKRQVLEFRRATVPLSAPMARLASAGVPFVQEHAQPFFRDVQDHLTRANEQVEGLDRLLSDILSAHLAQMGVRQNDDMRKISAWAAMAAVPTMVAGIYGMNFDHMPELRWVGSYPVVLLLMAGAVVGLYRQFKRRGWL
- a CDS encoding ferritin-like domain-containing protein; this encodes MLSAKNLFQEILDNDDSFRLFCSIAASGESQGGWENGRIAALVPASQRPLAPKIARHGADEDKHGRIFNALLRKRGLAPAPVPPDTDYTMLLERHGIGLAHEQLGREEPLTERDIITYLAHSRVTEQRASEQMRLLNKHFADHPELGRAVRMISNDEDNHLAYCHEELLRFARAGHGRAIQHILRECALAEIRVYRDVSLAVMDHMGRVLGWSRAKAAVLAAGIHALYAYERLGGWRRMVSLAPPARRDALGGPATPAPEYA